One window of the Chloroflexota bacterium genome contains the following:
- the fdhF gene encoding formate dehydrogenase subunit alpha, with amino-acid sequence MKTVNITIDGRQLSVPASFTILEAAQSAGIDIPTLCHHPALPPSGGCRLCVVEVERARNPLPSCTTPVSEGMVIRTQTPLVEGIRRFALEMILSNHPLDCMKCEAAGACELQDLAYRLGARERAYPGRQPEFTLEDDNPFVAVDLAKCVRCRRCVRACEYMNGVEAVGVFNRGFETHIAFGPNSTMLDSPCEFCGICVSVCPTAALWPKQAIGQGRAWELDKVRTVCTYCGVGCQIELNVDRKRNRIVYVTPAWDGPANHGRTCVKGKFGNDFVNHPDRLTKPLVRKWLLEPNGTKPKNGQTTEGNDFVEVDWETALNIVAERTMAIRRESGGDALACLASAKCTNEENYLIQKLARQIWGTHNVDHCARLUHSPTVAGLATTFGSGAMTNSMDDIATEAKSYLIIGSNITEQHPVFGMRIRQAVKQRGAVLIVADPRRIPITEFATLYLQHKPGTDIALLNGLAHVLIAEDLIDHEFIESRTENFESVRDAVAEYTPERVAEITGVPAEDIVEAARLLAANRPGALLYAMGITQHTTGTANVMACANLQMLLGNMGIPGGGVNPLRGQNNVQGACDMGGLPNVYPGYQSVTVEANQRKFQEAWGAELSTQPGLTVVEIMNAALDGRVRGLYIMGENVLLSDPDSNHVRKCLEAVEFLVVQEIFLSETAALADVVLPAVSFAEKEGSFTNTERRVQWIRKAIEPIGQARPDWEILVDLANRCLALDDDLRQRVSQAPYGPWSYASPAEVLAEIASLTPIYGGILYERLGTQGLQWPCPDPEHPGTPILHVGKFSRGKGRFMPVEYMPPAEVPDEEYPLTFTTGRLLFHYHTGTMTRRSQGLDEKVPSSTVEIHPEDAQRFGVRDGDTVRVRSRRGEVVTTAQVTEDVMPGVVFMTFHFAESPANALTHAALDPVAKIPEYKACAVSIERVNGAAP; translated from the coding sequence ATGAAAACGGTCAACATCACGATAGACGGTCGGCAACTCTCGGTGCCTGCGAGCTTCACGATCCTGGAGGCTGCACAATCGGCGGGCATCGATATCCCCACGTTGTGCCATCACCCGGCCTTGCCCCCCAGCGGCGGCTGTCGCCTCTGCGTCGTGGAGGTGGAAAGGGCTCGCAATCCTCTGCCCAGCTGCACGACTCCCGTGTCCGAGGGCATGGTGATCCGCACGCAGACGCCGCTGGTGGAGGGCATTCGTCGCTTCGCGCTGGAGATGATCCTGTCCAACCATCCGCTGGATTGCATGAAGTGCGAGGCGGCCGGGGCGTGCGAGTTACAGGACCTGGCCTATCGGCTGGGGGCCCGGGAGCGGGCCTACCCCGGGCGTCAGCCGGAGTTCACACTGGAGGACGATAATCCCTTCGTCGCGGTGGACCTGGCCAAATGCGTCCGGTGCCGTCGATGCGTCCGCGCCTGTGAGTACATGAACGGTGTTGAGGCTGTCGGCGTCTTCAACCGGGGCTTTGAGACGCACATCGCCTTTGGGCCGAACAGCACGATGCTGGACAGCCCGTGCGAGTTCTGCGGCATCTGCGTCAGCGTCTGCCCCACCGCCGCGCTGTGGCCCAAGCAGGCCATCGGCCAGGGCCGGGCCTGGGAGCTCGACAAGGTGCGCACAGTCTGCACGTACTGCGGGGTGGGATGCCAGATCGAGCTCAACGTGGATCGAAAGCGCAATCGCATCGTGTACGTTACCCCGGCCTGGGACGGCCCGGCCAATCACGGGCGGACGTGCGTCAAAGGGAAATTCGGCAACGACTTCGTGAATCACCCCGACCGACTGACGAAGCCGCTGGTGCGCAAGTGGCTGCTGGAGCCGAACGGGACCAAGCCGAAGAATGGCCAGACGACGGAGGGCAACGACTTCGTCGAGGTGGACTGGGAGACGGCGCTGAATATCGTCGCCGAGCGCACGATGGCGATCCGGCGGGAGTCCGGCGGGGACGCGCTGGCGTGCCTGGCCAGTGCCAAATGTACCAACGAGGAGAACTACCTCATCCAGAAGCTGGCCAGACAGATATGGGGGACGCACAATGTAGACCATTGTGCTCGCCTCTGACACAGCCCCACGGTCGCCGGTCTGGCGACAACGTTTGGCTCCGGTGCGATGACCAACAGCATGGATGACATCGCCACGGAAGCGAAGAGCTATCTGATCATCGGCTCCAATATCACCGAGCAGCATCCGGTCTTCGGCATGCGCATCCGGCAGGCGGTGAAGCAGCGCGGCGCCGTGCTCATCGTGGCCGACCCGCGCCGCATCCCGATCACGGAGTTCGCGACGCTGTACCTGCAGCACAAGCCGGGCACGGATATCGCGCTCCTGAACGGGTTGGCCCACGTGCTCATCGCGGAGGACCTGATCGACCACGAGTTCATCGAGAGCCGCACCGAGAACTTCGAGTCGGTGCGGGATGCCGTGGCCGAATACACGCCCGAGCGCGTGGCCGAGATCACGGGCGTGCCCGCGGAGGATATCGTGGAGGCCGCCCGGCTGCTGGCGGCCAACCGGCCGGGCGCGCTGCTGTACGCCATGGGCATCACCCAGCATACGACGGGCACGGCCAACGTGATGGCGTGCGCCAACCTGCAGATGCTCCTCGGCAACATGGGGATCCCGGGCGGCGGCGTGAACCCGCTGCGCGGGCAGAACAATGTGCAGGGCGCATGCGACATGGGCGGCCTGCCGAACGTCTACCCCGGCTATCAGAGCGTGACGGTGGAGGCCAACCAGCGCAAGTTCCAGGAGGCGTGGGGGGCGGAGCTGTCCACTCAGCCTGGGTTGACGGTGGTGGAGATCATGAATGCCGCTCTGGACGGGAGGGTGCGTGGCCTCTACATCATGGGCGAGAACGTGCTGCTCTCCGATCCTGACTCCAACCATGTGCGAAAGTGCCTGGAGGCGGTGGAGTTCCTGGTCGTGCAGGAGATCTTCCTGAGCGAGACGGCGGCGCTGGCCGATGTGGTGCTGCCGGCCGTCAGCTTCGCCGAGAAGGAGGGCTCCTTCACCAATACGGAGCGGCGCGTGCAATGGATCCGGAAGGCGATCGAGCCCATCGGGCAGGCGCGGCCCGACTGGGAGATCCTGGTCGATCTGGCCAACCGCTGTCTGGCGTTGGACGACGATCTGCGGCAGCGCGTGAGCCAGGCGCCTTACGGCCCGTGGAGCTATGCCAGCCCGGCCGAGGTTCTGGCGGAGATCGCCAGCCTGACGCCGATCTACGGCGGCATCCTGTACGAGCGGCTGGGGACGCAGGGTCTCCAGTGGCCTTGTCCCGATCCGGAGCATCCGGGGACGCCCATCCTGCATGTGGGGAAGTTCTCCCGGGGCAAGGGGCGGTTCATGCCCGTCGAGTATATGCCGCCCGCCGAGGTGCCCGATGAGGAATATCCGCTCACGTTCACCACTGGGCGCCTCCTGTTCCACTATCACACGGGGACGATGACGCGGCGCAGCCAGGGGCTCGATGAGAAGGTCCCATCGAGCACGGTGGAGATCCACCCCGAGGATGCCCAGCGGTTCGGCGTGCGTGACGGCGACACGGTGCGCGTGCGCAGCCGCCGCGGCGAGGTCGTCACGACGGCTCAGGTGACCGAGGACGTGATGCCGGGGGTGGTCTTCATGACCTTCCACTTCGCCGAGTCCCCGGCCAACGCGCTGACTCACGCGGCGCTGGATCCGGTGGCGAAGATCCCGGAGTACAAGGCCTGCGCCGTCTCCATCGAGCGGGTGAACGGCGCCGCGCCTTGA